A genomic region of Nostoc sp. UHCC 0702 contains the following coding sequences:
- a CDS encoding trypsin-like peptidase domain-containing protein → MKTLLYGLLAVFTAIVLVFVQIQTGLTQNSRSVANLAKQITVIIDVGAPGSGVIVGKQGRTYYVLTAKHVVEDDATGGFAIIAPDQSSYPGENYRRLPGGENVDLAVVEFSSDRNYTVASLGDSEQVDQGTSVWVAGFPNKTQAVETRQLHTLPGEIRVKLLQPIDGGFTLSYTNPTEPGMSGGPILDKDGLLVGIHGKGDAKANEDPQKSAIPTRNYGIPINTFTRVVSQMGISVAKGSNPGISTPSNNPTDVASTCKQVKADYKYWNDKKRELNTACFFDEDPAVCSEEKAAAESIRQAERQWTQLGCSGPIWSLL, encoded by the coding sequence ATGAAAACACTGCTGTATGGCTTGCTAGCAGTTTTTACCGCTATTGTACTGGTATTTGTACAAATACAAACAGGGTTAACTCAAAATTCACGCTCAGTAGCTAATCTTGCAAAACAGATTACCGTAATCATTGATGTTGGCGCACCTGGTTCTGGTGTAATTGTGGGAAAACAAGGTAGGACTTACTATGTTCTCACAGCTAAACATGTTGTTGAGGATGATGCTACAGGCGGTTTTGCAATTATCGCTCCAGATCAATCAAGCTATCCAGGGGAGAATTATCGCAGGCTACCTGGAGGAGAGAATGTAGATTTAGCAGTGGTTGAATTTAGCAGCGATCGCAATTACACAGTTGCTAGTCTAGGAGATTCTGAGCAAGTAGATCAGGGAACTTCAGTATGGGTCGCTGGATTTCCTAACAAGACGCAAGCCGTCGAAACTCGGCAACTACATACACTGCCTGGAGAAATTAGGGTTAAACTATTACAGCCTATAGATGGAGGTTTTACTCTAAGCTATACCAATCCTACAGAACCGGGAATGAGTGGAGGACCTATACTTGACAAAGACGGTCTTTTAGTCGGCATTCATGGAAAGGGTGACGCCAAAGCCAATGAAGACCCACAAAAGAGTGCTATCCCCACTAGAAACTATGGTATTCCCATCAATACCTTTACAAGAGTCGTATCTCAAATGGGGATTTCTGTTGCAAAGGGCAGTAATCCAGGAATTTCAACGCCGTCTAATAATCCTACCGATGTAGCATCTACTTGTAAACAAGTTAAAGCCGACTATAAGTACTGGAACGATAAGAAGAGAGAGTTGAATACCGCGTGTTTTTTTGATGAAGATCCAGCTGTATGCAGTGAAGAAAAAGCAGCAGCAGAAAGCATTCGGCAAGCTGAACGCCAGTGGACTCAACTAGGATGTTCCGGGCCTATCTGGAGCCTACTTTAA
- a CDS encoding pentapeptide repeat-containing protein, with amino-acid sequence MDANKLLNLYASGEREFDRANLHQINLCDADLRGANFAEADLSGANLTQADLSGCNLSRANLTDADLSGANLKGANLSEVNLIGADLIRVNLEETNLSRADLRSANLGLANLLGANLSEAEMSGANLKQANLSKANLTGTNINEAELSDAVLTEAVITEQEMTEGMLHIGISHKWITWAGSY; translated from the coding sequence ATGGACGCTAACAAACTCCTGAATTTATATGCATCGGGAGAAAGGGAATTTGATAGAGCAAATCTGCATCAGATAAATCTTTGTGATGCTGACTTAAGAGGAGCAAATTTTGCTGAAGCTGACTTGAGTGGAGCTAATCTTACACAAGCAGACTTGAGTGGATGTAATCTCAGTCGGGCAAATCTAACTGATGCAGATTTGAGTGGAGCCAACCTCAAGGGTGCAAACTTGAGTGAAGTAAACTTGATTGGTGCAGACTTAATCAGGGTCAACCTAGAGGAAACTAACCTGAGTCGTGCAGATTTGCGGAGTGCCAATTTAGGTTTAGCAAATTTGCTTGGTGCAAACCTCAGCGAAGCAGAAATGAGTGGGGCAAATTTAAAACAAGCCAATCTCAGCAAAGCAAATTTAACAGGCACTAACATTAATGAGGCGGAACTCAGCGATGCAGTTCTCACAGAAGCAGTCATTACTGAACAAGAGATGACTGAAGGAATGTTACATATAGGCATATCCCATAAGTGGATCACTTGGGCTGGGAGTTATTGA
- a CDS encoding trypsin-like peptidase domain-containing protein, translating into MHKVGQIHSPRFRLVTHRLLATFATGMVMLGLGAVKVHSQVTPELGVESLCKLHFEACIEYIDVEKIQSSKVQGKTPQSDTQQSVSGDLSVKQLEELARAITVKVASTETWGSGIIIQRQGQNYLVLTNQHVLVPKEQYRVQTSDGNQHSATVLQSTRFADYDLALLQFQSPNRSYPVASVEIAAIKTGNEVFAAGFPIEAKQQIHQGFAFVNGKVSKLISRAFIGGYQIGNTIDIKQGMSGGPLLNHQGKVVGINGLGKNPAFTNPYIFKDNSTISDAQWQQASQLSWAIPIQTFLQLTFVP; encoded by the coding sequence ATGCACAAGGTTGGCCAAATTCACTCACCCCGATTTAGGCTTGTTACGCATCGATTGTTAGCTACCTTTGCCACAGGAATGGTGATGCTTGGACTAGGAGCAGTGAAAGTTCATAGCCAAGTTACACCAGAACTAGGTGTAGAATCTCTCTGCAAGCTTCACTTTGAAGCTTGCATTGAATACATTGATGTTGAGAAAATACAAAGTTCCAAAGTTCAGGGGAAAACACCTCAGAGCGATACTCAACAATCTGTGTCAGGAGATTTATCAGTTAAGCAATTAGAGGAGCTTGCCAGAGCTATTACAGTCAAAGTTGCTTCGACAGAAACTTGGGGTTCTGGAATTATTATTCAGCGACAAGGACAGAACTACCTTGTTTTGACGAATCAGCATGTGCTAGTTCCAAAAGAACAGTATCGTGTTCAAACATCTGATGGAAATCAACACTCAGCAACTGTATTACAGTCAACTCGATTTGCAGACTATGACCTAGCATTGCTCCAGTTCCAAAGTCCAAACCGTTCTTATCCAGTAGCATCGGTAGAAATAGCTGCAATCAAAACTGGCAATGAAGTTTTTGCTGCCGGATTTCCAATTGAAGCTAAACAGCAAATTCATCAAGGATTTGCATTTGTTAATGGCAAAGTTTCAAAGTTAATCAGTCGAGCTTTTATTGGTGGTTATCAGATCGGTAACACAATCGATATTAAGCAAGGAATGAGCGGTGGCCCTTTGCTAAATCATCAGGGTAAAGTTGTGGGCATCAATGGGCTTGGAAAAAATCCAGCTTTTACCAATCCTTATATATTTAAGGATAATTCAACAATTTCGGATGCCCAATGGCAACAAGCTAGTCAGTTGAGTTGGGCAATCCCAATTCAGACATTTCTCCAGCTTACTTTTGTACCTTGA
- the bchH gene encoding magnesium chelatase subunit H: protein MKRIVLIAGFESFNADLYRKAAFLANSRCPDLDIHVFSDRDITSKHTEVEAALQDADVFFGSLLFDYDQVLWLRDRIAQIPIRLVFESALELMSLTKLGNFAIGDKPKGMPKPVKFILDKFSNGREEDKLAGYISFLKIGPKLLKFVPVQKVQDLRNWLIIYGYWNAGGPENVAALFWILAEKYLDLKVGDIPPPMETPNMGLLHPDYQGFFESPKAYLEWYRNRGIGKTPQSPVPSPQSPVPSPQSPVVGILLYRKHVITKQPYIPQLIRRFEAAGLIPLPIFINGVEGHVAVRDWMTTDYEIQQRQIGNVETLSLSAEAVKVDAIVSTIGFPLVGGPAGSMEAGRQVEVAKRILSAKNVPYIVAAPLLIQDIYSWTRQGIGGLQSVVLYALPELDGAIDAVPLGGLVGEKIYLVPERVQRLIGRVKSWIALRQKPPSERKIAIILYGFPPGYGAVGTAALLNVPRSLLKFLHALKNQGYSVGNFPDDGEELIRQVKQADEAFASGENIPTSVNARTLEKWLGYLRTSRIEKQWKSLTGTGIKTYGDELQIGGVQLENIWIGVQPPLGIQGDPMRLMFERDLTPHPQYAAFYKWLQNEFQADAIVHFGMHGTVEWLPGSPLGNTGYSWSDILLGDLPNLYIYAANNPSESILAKRRGYGVLISHNVPPYGRAGLYKELVAIRDLISEYREDPKKNYVLKEGICKKIVDTGLDADCPFEEARKLGIAFTPENIKMFSLHAFDDYLVKLYEYLQILENRLFSSGLHTLGEAPNDQEMASYLEAYFGDELSKQQEEERQIRDLLEKSTDELTNLLRGLNGEYIPPAPGGDLLRDGPGVLPTGRNIHALDPYRMPSPAAYERGKEIAQKIISQHLEEHGTYPETVAVLLWGLDAIKTKGESLGILLELVGAEPVKEGTGRIVRYELKSLADVGHPRIDVLGNLSGIFRDSFVNIIELLDDLFQRAADADEPEDQNFIRKHALALKAQGVENVSARLFSNPAGDFGSLVNDRVVDGNWESGEELGDTWQSRNVFSYGRQDKGQARPEVLNQLLKTSDRIVQEIDSVEYGLTDIQEYYANTGGLKKAAEKQRGKKVTTSFVESFSKDTTPRNLDDLLRMEYRTKLVNPKWAEAMANQGSGGAFEISQRMTALIGWAGTADFTDNWVYDQAADTYALDAEMAEKLRKANPEAFRNIIGRMLEAHGRGFWEADKDKLEKLRQLYELTDEELEGVTV, encoded by the coding sequence ATGAAACGCATCGTCTTGATTGCTGGATTTGAATCGTTTAACGCTGACTTGTATAGAAAAGCAGCTTTTTTGGCTAACTCTCGCTGTCCTGATTTAGATATTCACGTATTTAGCGATCGCGATATTACCAGCAAGCATACCGAAGTAGAAGCAGCACTCCAAGACGCTGACGTATTTTTTGGCAGCTTGCTATTTGATTATGACCAAGTTTTGTGGTTGCGCGATCGCATTGCCCAAATTCCCATCCGGCTGGTGTTTGAGTCGGCTTTGGAATTGATGAGTTTAACCAAGTTGGGTAACTTTGCCATTGGCGACAAACCCAAAGGAATGCCCAAACCAGTTAAATTCATCCTTGATAAATTCAGCAATGGACGAGAAGAAGACAAACTAGCCGGTTATATCAGCTTCTTAAAAATTGGCCCCAAACTCCTAAAATTCGTCCCAGTGCAAAAAGTCCAAGACTTACGCAACTGGTTAATTATCTATGGTTACTGGAATGCTGGCGGCCCGGAAAACGTCGCGGCATTATTTTGGATACTAGCAGAAAAATACTTAGACTTAAAAGTCGGCGATATTCCCCCGCCCATGGAAACCCCCAACATGGGATTACTGCATCCCGACTATCAAGGATTTTTTGAATCGCCAAAAGCATACCTTGAATGGTATCGAAATAGGGGAATTGGGAAAACTCCCCAGTCCCCAGTCCCCAGTCCCCAGTCCCCAGTACCCAGTCCCCAGTCCCCAGTTGTGGGAATTCTGCTTTATCGCAAACATGTTATTACCAAACAACCTTACATTCCCCAACTGATTCGCCGTTTTGAAGCAGCTGGGTTAATTCCTTTGCCCATTTTCATCAACGGCGTAGAAGGACATGTAGCGGTACGAGATTGGATGACAACCGACTACGAAATTCAACAACGACAAATAGGTAATGTTGAAACGCTCTCACTTTCTGCTGAAGCTGTCAAGGTAGATGCGATCGTTTCCACAATTGGCTTTCCTTTGGTGGGTGGCCCAGCTGGTTCAATGGAAGCAGGCCGTCAGGTAGAAGTAGCAAAGCGCATTCTCTCTGCCAAGAATGTACCTTACATCGTTGCCGCACCACTACTAATTCAAGATATTTACTCTTGGACGCGTCAAGGTATAGGCGGCTTGCAAAGTGTTGTATTATATGCTTTGCCAGAACTAGATGGGGCAATTGATGCTGTTCCCCTTGGTGGTTTAGTAGGGGAAAAAATTTATTTAGTTCCTGAACGAGTGCAGCGATTAATTGGCAGAGTTAAAAGTTGGATTGCTTTACGACAAAAGCCACCATCTGAACGCAAGATTGCAATTATTTTGTATGGCTTTCCCCCAGGTTACGGCGCAGTTGGTACAGCCGCATTATTGAACGTCCCGCGCAGTCTTTTAAAATTCCTCCACGCCCTCAAAAATCAAGGTTACAGCGTTGGCAATTTTCCTGATGATGGAGAAGAGTTGATTCGTCAAGTGAAACAAGCAGATGAAGCCTTTGCAAGTGGAGAGAACATACCCACCTCCGTCAACGCCCGCACTCTGGAAAAATGGTTAGGATATCTCCGCACCTCCCGCATCGAAAAACAATGGAAATCTCTGACAGGAACTGGCATTAAAACTTATGGCGATGAATTACAAATTGGTGGTGTGCAGTTAGAAAATATTTGGATAGGTGTACAACCACCTTTGGGGATACAAGGCGACCCCATGCGGTTAATGTTTGAACGTGATTTAACTCCTCATCCCCAATATGCTGCTTTTTATAAATGGTTGCAAAATGAATTTCAAGCTGATGCTATAGTTCACTTCGGGATGCACGGCACTGTGGAATGGTTGCCTGGTTCACCTTTAGGGAATACCGGTTATTCTTGGTCAGATATTCTGTTAGGAGATTTGCCGAATCTCTATATATATGCAGCCAATAATCCTTCTGAATCAATTTTGGCAAAACGTCGCGGTTATGGTGTATTAATTTCTCACAATGTACCGCCCTATGGACGTGCAGGTTTATATAAAGAATTGGTGGCAATCAGAGATTTAATTTCGGAATATAGAGAAGACCCGAAGAAAAATTATGTGTTGAAGGAAGGCATTTGTAAGAAGATTGTAGATACAGGTTTAGATGCGGATTGTCCATTTGAAGAAGCGAGAAAATTAGGTATTGCTTTTACACCAGAAAATATCAAAATGTTTAGTCTTCATGCTTTTGATGATTATCTAGTGAAATTGTACGAATATTTGCAAATTTTGGAAAATCGGTTGTTTTCTTCTGGGTTGCATACTTTGGGTGAAGCACCGAATGATCAAGAAATGGCTTCGTATTTAGAAGCTTATTTTGGAGACGAATTATCAAAACAGCAAGAGGAAGAAAGACAAATAAGAGATTTATTAGAAAAATCTACCGATGAGTTGACAAATCTTTTGCGGGGGTTGAATGGGGAGTATATTCCGCCTGCGCCTGGTGGTGATTTGTTAAGGGATGGCCCTGGTGTTTTACCTACAGGGAGGAATATTCATGCTTTAGATCCTTATAGAATGCCTTCACCTGCGGCTTATGAACGGGGAAAAGAAATTGCTCAAAAAATTATCTCCCAGCATTTAGAGGAACATGGTACATATCCGGAAACTGTGGCGGTGTTGTTGTGGGGATTAGATGCAATTAAAACTAAGGGTGAATCTCTGGGTATTTTATTAGAATTGGTCGGGGCTGAACCTGTTAAGGAAGGTACTGGGAGAATTGTGCGTTATGAATTAAAATCTTTGGCAGATGTGGGACATCCGCGCATTGATGTGTTAGGAAATTTGTCAGGGATTTTCCGAGATAGTTTTGTAAATATTATTGAATTGTTGGATGATTTGTTTCAACGTGCAGCTGATGCTGATGAACCCGAAGACCAGAATTTTATTAGAAAACATGCTTTAGCTTTAAAAGCCCAAGGTGTAGAGAATGTATCTGCGAGGTTGTTTTCTAATCCGGCGGGTGATTTTGGTTCTTTGGTTAATGATAGAGTTGTAGATGGTAACTGGGAATCTGGTGAAGAGTTAGGCGATACTTGGCAAAGTCGTAATGTTTTCAGCTACGGTAGACAGGATAAAGGACAAGCTAGACCGGAAGTTTTGAATCAGTTGTTGAAGACAAGCGATCGCATCGTTCAAGAAATCGATTCGGTAGAATATGGTTTAACCGATATTCAGGAATATTACGCTAACACTGGCGGTTTAAAAAAGGCAGCAGAAAAACAACGCGGTAAAAAGGTAACTACCAGCTTTGTCGAAAGTTTCTCCAAAGACACCACACCCCGCAACTTAGATGATTTACTGCGGATGGAATATCGCACCAAATTAGTCAATCCTAAATGGGCCGAAGCAATGGCAAATCAAGGTTCTGGTGGTGCATTTGAAATTTCTCAACGCATGACAGCGTTAATTGGTTGGGCTGGTACTGCCGATTTTACCGATAATTGGGTATATGACCAAGCCGCAGATACCTATGCGTTAGATGCAGAAATGGCAGAGAAATTACGCAAAGCAAATCCTGAAGCTTTCCGCAATATTATCGGCAGAATGTTAGAAGCACATGGGCGGGGTTTTTGGGAAGCTGATAAAGATAAGTTGGAGAAGTTACGCCAATTGTATGAGTTAACTGATGAGGAATTAGAAGGAGTTACGGTTTAG
- a CDS encoding serine/threonine protein kinase, producing the protein MNGQLLSDRYKIINSLGAGGMGQTYVAEDTQRPGNPKCVVKQLKPVSSEPNFLITARRLFTGEAEILEKLGNHNQIPQLFAYFERDEEFYLVQEFIDGQPLSTELPLGQRWSESQVMALLKDILGILEFIHTQGVIHRDIKPDNIVRRKQDGKLVLIDFGAVKQIRMQQATAVGQVSVTVGIGTPGYMPTEQSSGKPRPSSDIYALGMVAIQALTGLLPSQLREDDDGEAIWRDQAEISDGLANVLTTMTRHYFKHRYQSASEVLQALKDLESPNSVAHIGYTPTQTANNSSYTPTGVAPAGYIPTKTNPSDLRGSSRIQQSSTQPLKTKQIQTSSQYEPTRSSSSNKLLLAGAAFLSVLIAGGLFYFNSTLPQTQPSNVQVTPTQPTKATDAADAKAAADAKAAAAKAAADAKAAADAKAAAAKAAADAKAAADAKAAAAKAAADAKAAADAKAAAAKAAADAKAAADAKAAADAKAADAKAAADAKAAADAKAAADAKAAADAKAAAAKAADAKAAADAKAAADAKAAADAQTQPEEEKRDEPLIPGL; encoded by the coding sequence ATGAACGGACAACTACTTAGCGATCGCTACAAAATTATCAATAGCCTCGGTGCGGGTGGCATGGGGCAAACCTATGTTGCAGAGGATACTCAACGTCCTGGCAACCCTAAATGTGTAGTCAAGCAGCTCAAGCCCGTTAGCAGTGAGCCTAATTTCCTGATAACGGCAAGACGCTTGTTTACCGGTGAGGCCGAGATTCTGGAGAAGTTGGGGAACCACAACCAGATACCACAGCTATTTGCTTACTTTGAGCGAGATGAAGAATTCTACTTAGTTCAAGAGTTCATTGATGGTCAACCCCTGAGTACCGAGTTGCCGTTGGGGCAGCGTTGGTCAGAATCTCAGGTTATGGCTTTGCTCAAAGACATTTTAGGCATTCTTGAGTTCATTCACACACAAGGAGTTATCCACCGAGACATTAAGCCCGACAACATCGTTCGACGTAAGCAAGATGGCAAATTGGTGCTGATTGATTTCGGGGCTGTAAAACAAATCCGAATGCAACAGGCTACAGCAGTCGGGCAAGTTAGCGTTACGGTGGGGATCGGGACACCAGGATATATGCCCACCGAGCAATCCAGTGGTAAGCCTCGCCCCAGCAGCGATATCTATGCACTGGGAATGGTGGCGATCCAAGCATTAACAGGGCTTTTGCCGTCTCAACTGAGAGAAGATGACGATGGAGAAGCAATCTGGCGAGATCAGGCTGAGATTAGCGATGGATTAGCTAATGTCCTGACAACAATGACGCGGCACTATTTCAAGCATCGCTATCAGTCTGCATCAGAAGTTTTACAGGCTTTGAAAGATTTGGAATCTCCAAACTCTGTAGCACACATCGGCTATACCCCCACTCAGACAGCAAACAACAGTAGCTATACGCCCACAGGAGTCGCACCTGCTGGATATATTCCAACAAAAACCAATCCTAGCGACCTAAGAGGTTCTAGTCGAATTCAGCAGTCGAGTACCCAGCCACTCAAGACCAAGCAAATACAGACTTCCTCCCAATATGAGCCTACTCGCTCGTCATCTTCAAACAAGCTACTGCTTGCTGGAGCCGCTTTTTTGTCAGTGCTGATAGCTGGAGGGCTTTTCTACTTCAACTCAACTCTTCCACAGACACAGCCTTCTAATGTTCAAGTAACACCAACTCAGCCAACAAAAGCAACTGATGCTGCCGATGCCAAAGCTGCTGCCGATGCCAAAGCTGCTGCTGCCAAAGCTGCTGCCGATGCCAAAGCTGCTGCTGATGCCAAAGCTGCTGCTGCCAAAGCTGCTGCCGATGCCAAAGCTGCTGCTGATGCCAAAGCTGCTGCTGCCAAAGCTGCTGCCGATGCCAAAGCTGCTGCTGATGCCAAAGCTGCTGCTGCCAAAGCTGCTGCCGATGCCAAAGCTGCTGCCGATGCCAAAGCTGCTGCCGATGCCAAAGCTGCCGATGCCAAAGCTGCTGCCGATGCCAAAGCTGCTGCTGATGCCAAAGCTGCTGCCGATGCCAAAGCTGCTGCTGATGCCAAAGCTGCTGCTGCCAAAGCTGCCGATGCCAAAGCTGCTGCCGATGCCAAAGCTGCTGCTGATGCCAAAGCTGCTGCTGATGCACAAACGCAACCTGAAGAGGAGAAAAGAGATGAACCTTTGATTCCTGGTTTGTAA
- a CDS encoding 3-dehydroquinate synthase — protein MTSVINVNLPEQSYEIAIAPGIIDQLGQHLAGLNLGKKVLVVSNPTIFKHYGERAIASLTSAGFEVASYSLPPGERYKNLNSIQKLYDIALENRLERTSTMVALGGGVVGDMTGFAAATWLRGINVVQVPTTLLAMVDSSIGGKTGVNHPHGKNLIGAFHQPRLVLIDPEVLKTLPMREFRAGMAEVIKYGVIWDTELFSQMEASKNLNQFRYVKPELVDTILTRSCQAKADVVGKDEKEAGLRAILNYGHTIGHAVESLTGYRLITHGEGVAIGMVAAGQIAANLGLWQQEDTERQNALIQKAGLPTKLPDGVDIEAIIEALQLDKKVKAGKVRFILPTQIGMVTISDDVPSETIREVLRAM, from the coding sequence ATGACTTCTGTAATTAATGTCAATCTACCAGAGCAGTCTTATGAGATTGCGATCGCACCTGGAATTATAGATCAGCTGGGTCAACATCTAGCTGGTCTAAATCTAGGCAAGAAAGTTTTAGTAGTTTCTAATCCAACGATTTTTAAGCATTATGGAGAAAGAGCGATCGCATCGCTAACATCTGCGGGATTTGAAGTGGCTAGCTATTCCCTTCCACCGGGTGAACGCTACAAAAACCTCAACTCTATCCAAAAACTCTATGATATCGCTTTGGAAAACCGTTTAGAACGTACCTCTACGATGGTGGCTTTGGGTGGAGGTGTAGTTGGTGACATGACTGGTTTTGCCGCAGCCACTTGGTTAAGGGGTATTAATGTGGTGCAAGTACCCACCACTTTGTTAGCAATGGTCGATTCGTCCATTGGTGGTAAAACTGGTGTGAATCATCCCCACGGCAAAAACTTGATTGGGGCATTTCATCAACCACGGTTAGTATTAATTGATCCAGAAGTCTTGAAAACTCTCCCAATGCGCGAGTTTCGCGCGGGAATGGCAGAGGTAATTAAGTATGGGGTGATTTGGGATACTGAGCTATTTTCCCAAATGGAAGCTAGTAAAAATTTGAATCAATTTCGCTACGTCAAGCCTGAACTAGTAGATACCATATTGACGCGCTCTTGTCAAGCAAAAGCCGACGTTGTGGGCAAAGATGAGAAAGAAGCAGGATTACGGGCGATTCTCAACTATGGTCATACAATCGGTCATGCAGTGGAAAGCTTAACAGGTTATCGTTTAATCACTCATGGTGAAGGTGTTGCTATTGGCATGGTAGCAGCAGGACAAATTGCTGCCAATTTGGGACTTTGGCAACAAGAAGACACAGAACGTCAAAATGCTTTAATTCAAAAAGCTGGTTTGCCAACTAAATTACCAGATGGGGTAGATATTGAAGCAATTATTGAAGCGTTGCAATTAGATAAAAAAGTCAAGGCGGGTAAAGTGCGGTTTATTTTACCGACGCAGATAGGTATGGTGACGATTAGCGACGACGTACCATCAGAGACTATCCGCGAGGTACTACGGGCGATGTAA
- a CDS encoding COP23 domain-containing protein produces the protein MKINTKFFVPVIAVFLSAANPFAANATPRPERIFFCGTSDGEPATMVRIPEKNEETALIRWVRELNSSVGITRQERCEMVSARFQEFYNQGTLAYMRGGIMNRQKVVCVSETKPGPCVGLLWTLRNRDEPNEVIKQLGIVSAYKRAPLNQSDILYVDMNELLELPQE, from the coding sequence ATGAAAATTAATACCAAATTTTTTGTACCCGTCATTGCTGTATTCTTAAGTGCTGCTAATCCATTCGCAGCAAATGCCACACCTCGCCCAGAAAGAATATTCTTTTGTGGTACCAGTGATGGTGAACCAGCAACAATGGTGCGTATTCCAGAAAAGAATGAAGAAACTGCATTGATTCGTTGGGTTCGGGAACTAAATTCTAGCGTTGGAATAACTCGTCAGGAACGTTGTGAAATGGTTTCCGCCAGGTTCCAAGAGTTTTATAACCAAGGAACTTTGGCATATATGAGAGGGGGAATCATGAACAGGCAGAAGGTAGTATGTGTTTCTGAAACAAAACCTGGGCCTTGTGTAGGTTTGTTGTGGACTCTACGAAATAGAGATGAACCCAATGAAGTGATTAAACAATTAGGTATTGTTTCTGCTTATAAACGCGCACCGTTAAATCAAAGCGATATTCTCTACGTCGATATGAATGAACTACTAGAACTGCCGCAGGAGTAA
- a CDS encoding fibrillin, whose product MVKELLNIKQQLISISQASEMGFNCTPTSKQEIDTLAEKLEALNPTTEPTNHLELIQGRWRLLYSTFGLEQETTLQRLSFGKLPNITIRVTGIFQEISLIGQQYNNLIEFTVGSGVNGIALVKGRYTVEDAKRLNIDFLETSAKSANNDLSDSRFREALGVDHELALESTLSFSGWSDITFLDENLRLMRGNQKNLYVLVRDE is encoded by the coding sequence ATGGTTAAAGAATTGTTAAATATTAAACAACAACTGATTTCTATTTCACAAGCTAGTGAAATGGGGTTTAACTGCACGCCAACAAGCAAGCAGGAAATTGATACATTAGCAGAAAAACTTGAGGCATTAAATCCTACTACTGAACCTACAAATCATCTGGAATTGATTCAGGGGCGCTGGCGGTTATTATACAGTACTTTTGGATTAGAACAAGAAACTACTCTGCAACGTCTTTCTTTTGGCAAACTACCTAATATAACCATCAGGGTTACTGGTATCTTTCAAGAAATTTCTTTGATTGGTCAGCAGTACAATAACCTAATTGAATTTACAGTAGGTTCTGGTGTAAATGGTATTGCTTTAGTTAAAGGTCGGTACACAGTAGAGGATGCTAAACGTCTTAATATTGATTTTCTGGAAACGTCCGCTAAAAGCGCAAATAACGACTTGAGTGACTCTAGATTTCGAGAAGCTTTAGGTGTAGATCATGAGTTAGCTCTAGAATCAACACTATCATTTAGTGGCTGGTCAGATATTACCTTTTTGGATGAAAATTTGCGTTTGATGCGTGGGAATCAAAAGAATTTATATGTGCTGGTACGAGATGAATAA
- a CDS encoding Uma2 family endonuclease — MILQANNQLTLHEFLNLPAGEGDITYELVDGQAIPKMSPKKFHSKLTRALLNLIQLLCEGKGEVCPELAIALTRRGQDWAPTPDILYISNERLPSDWEQEGVCSVPPDLVIEIISPGQTFGQMAAKAKDYLDAKVLRVWVVDSKARSITVFYPDAPPQTYMGEELLTDTLFEGLEFTVEHLFQKAKIPLNNS, encoded by the coding sequence ATGATACTTCAAGCTAACAATCAATTAACTTTGCATGAGTTTCTCAATCTTCCAGCAGGTGAGGGAGATATTACCTACGAACTCGTGGATGGTCAAGCAATTCCTAAAATGTCCCCAAAAAAATTCCATTCTAAACTTACTCGTGCCCTTCTCAATTTGATTCAACTGTTGTGTGAGGGTAAAGGAGAGGTTTGTCCCGAATTGGCTATAGCTTTAACTCGTCGGGGACAAGATTGGGCACCTACACCCGATATTTTATACATTTCTAATGAACGTTTACCCTCCGACTGGGAACAAGAGGGGGTGTGTTCTGTTCCTCCCGATTTAGTAATTGAAATTATTTCGCCTGGGCAAACCTTTGGACAAATGGCAGCTAAAGCCAAAGATTATTTAGATGCTAAAGTATTGCGAGTTTGGGTAGTAGATAGCAAAGCTAGAAGCATTACTGTTTTTTATCCAGATGCACCACCACAAACTTACATGGGAGAGGAACTACTTACAGATACCCTGTTTGAAGGACTAGAATTTACTGTTGAACACCTGTTTCAAAAGGCGAAAATTCCATTAAATAATAGTTAA